From the Deltaproteobacteria bacterium genome, the window AGGGAGAGGGCTAGGGTGAGGGGATGAAATATAAGGCTGCTGGCTTTTCGATCCCCTCATCCTGACCTTCTCCCGGTGGGAGAAGGAACCCACATCCGCAAGGTCGTGGCTTAACTTAATACCATTGCCCTTCTAGGGAGAGAGCTAGGGTGAGGGTGATGAGCAAGCCAATTGCTAGCCTGTCTCGCAGTACAGCCTACGCCCAAATCCCATCCTCATCCATCATCGAAATCCCAAACGCACTCTTGCCAAGAAACTCCAACGTCTCATCACTATCAAACGGATGAAAGAGCCCAGCCCGCACATCGCGGAAAAAGCGTTCGAGCGGGAAGCGCTTGTAATATGACACGCCACCAACGGCGCGCATAGCCAAATCAACAACACGGACAGAATTCTCGATCGCTATCATGCGAGCGGCGACACTCTTCCGCGCCCAGCTACGCGGCTCTTCGGTCTCAACCTCTGCCGCAGCTTTCCACATCATTGCACGAGCCGTCTCAATCAACACTTCCATTTCACCAACTTTGTTGTACACACTCGGCAGATGGCTCATCGGCTTCTTATGCGGAAAACGCGGACGCTCTCGCATGAACTCAACTGTCCAGTCGCGGGCGGCGACGGCAATGCCGATATACGGTGCACCAATAGTGAAGGGCGCGCGGACAAAGAGATTCGTGACACCGCCACGCGTAAACACCGGACGTTGCAACACTACCGCCGACTCAGGCACGAACACATCCTTCAACTCGGCATTACGCGATTGTGTCGAGCGCATGCCCATGGTGTACCAGTCGTCTTTAAAGTTCACACCGGGTGACTCTTTGGGAGGGATGAAGAACGTAACGATTGTTGGTCCATCTGGTCCGTTTTCCCAGGTCGCTTCGGCAAAATAGAGATCCATCGCGATACTTTGCGTACCGAAGATCTTGCGGCCATTGACAATCCAGCCGCCAT encodes:
- a CDS encoding acyl-CoA dehydrogenase gives rise to the protein MKQFHTEREQKFLDLAATLADEFAPRAAKYDEEAAFPYENYARLRESGYSILTIPAELGGLGATMLQRIKAQERLAQGCGATALAINMHFNVLGILIDLYRVKKEPRAEAKLRQVVEGRLICGGTGSEPDNAASVLRPRTLAEKVDGGWIVNGRKIFGTQSIAMDLYFAEATWENGPDGPTIVTFFIPPKESPGVNFKDDWYTMGMRSTQSRNAELKDVFVPESAVVLQRPVFTRGGVTNLFVRAPFTIGAPYIGIAVAARDWTVEFMRERPRFPHKKPMSHLPSVYNKVGEMEVLIETARAMMWKAAAEVETEEPRSWARKSVAARMIAIENSVRVVDLAMRAVGGVSYYKRFPLERFFRDVRAGLFHPFDSDETLEFLGKSAFGISMMDEDGIWA